A portion of the Paucilactobacillus hokkaidonensis JCM 18461 genome contains these proteins:
- a CDS encoding Mur ligase family protein: MSIRSSVATAAGKSSYWFLHNFLHGGSSLPGKITTAIDPHILRAFGTKYDVVIITGTNGKTLTTALSVRVLKQKYSDVLTNPTGSNMEQGIVTTFITAHHSKNGKQLAILEVDEANIVKVTEYIKPIAFIFTNLFRDQMDRYGEIYTTYDKILAGVKKAPEATIIANGDAQIFHSKKLPNPMIFFGFDHEENHDIKAPANTDGVLCPQCNHILHYHFITYGNLGSYFCPNCGFERPELTYKVTNITKLTPTSSTFEINHHAYTIQIGGMYNIYNALAAYALGSFLGVTPDQIGKAFESDKKVFGRQEMIQVEDKQVTLILVKNPVGLNQVIDMILTDDQPFSFVGLLNANYADGIDTSWIWDGNFEKLQEHAIPQFMTGGERYKDITFRLRVAGVPNPIIEPDISKIAAKIKELPTTKVYVLATYTAVLQLRKQLAEQGYIKEGMDA, encoded by the coding sequence ATGTCGATACGAAGTTCAGTTGCCACCGCAGCAGGTAAATCAAGTTATTGGTTTTTACATAATTTTTTGCACGGCGGAAGCTCATTACCTGGAAAAATAACAACGGCCATTGATCCCCATATTTTGCGCGCCTTTGGAACCAAATACGATGTCGTAATCATTACCGGTACCAACGGAAAGACGTTGACAACGGCATTAAGCGTCCGCGTCTTAAAACAAAAATACAGTGACGTGTTAACCAACCCAACCGGCTCAAACATGGAACAAGGAATTGTCACCACATTTATCACTGCTCACCATTCAAAAAATGGTAAACAGTTAGCCATCTTAGAAGTTGATGAAGCTAATATTGTTAAAGTAACGGAATATATCAAACCAATTGCATTTATTTTTACTAACCTGTTTCGTGATCAGATGGACCGTTACGGAGAAATTTACACTACCTACGACAAGATTTTGGCTGGGGTTAAAAAGGCTCCTGAAGCAACAATTATCGCTAATGGTGATGCCCAAATTTTCCATTCCAAAAAATTACCTAATCCAATGATCTTTTTTGGTTTTGATCATGAGGAAAATCACGACATTAAAGCCCCCGCTAATACGGACGGAGTACTATGCCCACAATGCAATCACATTTTACATTACCATTTCATCACTTATGGTAATTTAGGTAGTTATTTCTGTCCAAATTGTGGCTTTGAACGTCCTGAATTAACTTATAAAGTGACCAACATAACTAAATTAACACCAACTAGTTCAACCTTTGAAATTAACCATCATGCATATACAATTCAGATTGGTGGCATGTATAATATCTATAATGCACTAGCAGCCTATGCTTTAGGCAGCTTTCTAGGCGTAACTCCTGATCAAATTGGCAAAGCTTTTGAATCTGACAAAAAAGTGTTTGGCCGTCAGGAAATGATTCAAGTCGAAGATAAACAAGTTACCTTAATTTTAGTTAAGAACCCTGTTGGCCTCAATCAAGTCATTGACATGATTCTAACCGATGATCAGCCATTTTCATTTGTCGGCCTGTTAAACGCCAACTATGCTGATGGAATCGATACAAGCTGGATTTGGGATGGCAACTTTGAAAAATTACAAGAACATGCTATTCCTCAGTTTATGACTGGCGGAGAACGCTATAAAGACATCACCTTTAGACTAAGAGTTGCAGGCGTGCCTAATCCAATTATTGAACCGGATATCAGTAAAATTGCAGCTAAAATTAAAGAATTACCGACTACAAAGGTTTATGTTTTAGCGACTTATACCGCTGTCTTACAACTACGCAAGCAATTGGCAGAGCAAGGCTATATCAAGGAAGGAATGGATGCATAA
- a CDS encoding type 1 glutamine amidotransferase: MAKYSLHLAHLYGDLLNTYGDVGNILALEYYAKKMDVDFNVDVISIEEDFNPDDFDISFFGGGQDYEQMIVSRDIPNKKDGIQKFITDDKPMLAICGGYQLLGHYYVGADGEKIPGIGVLDHYTLSQDNNRFIGNITIKNEENNETYHGFENHNGRTFLGNGEKPLGIVLSGHGNNGEDNTEGAIYKEVFCSYFHGPILTRNGELAKRMLLKALHNKYPDADLSTQDSLEIQPTF, translated from the coding sequence ATGGCAAAATATTCATTACACCTTGCCCATCTGTACGGTGATCTACTCAATACGTACGGCGATGTTGGTAATATCTTGGCACTTGAATACTATGCTAAAAAAATGGACGTTGATTTTAATGTTGACGTCATCAGCATTGAAGAAGATTTTAATCCTGATGACTTTGATATTTCCTTTTTTGGCGGCGGTCAAGACTATGAACAAATGATTGTTTCTCGAGATATTCCAAATAAAAAAGATGGTATCCAAAAATTCATTACAGATGATAAACCCATGTTGGCTATCTGTGGTGGCTACCAACTTTTGGGACACTACTACGTTGGAGCTGATGGGGAAAAGATTCCTGGTATCGGCGTTTTAGACCACTATACTCTTAGTCAGGATAACAACCGTTTCATTGGTAATATCACCATCAAAAATGAAGAAAACAACGAGACCTATCATGGCTTTGAAAATCATAATGGCCGGACTTTTCTTGGCAATGGTGAAAAGCCATTGGGCATTGTGCTGTCCGGTCATGGTAATAATGGTGAAGATAACACTGAAGGAGCTATTTATAAGGAAGTATTCTGTTCTTATTTTCATGGCCCAATCTTGACCAGAAATGGTGAGTTAGCTAAACGGATGTTACTAAAGGCATTACACAATAAATATCCAGATGCAGATCTCTCTACTCAGGATAGCTTGGAAATTCAACCCACATTTTAA